In Pseudoxanthobacter soli DSM 19599, the following are encoded in one genomic region:
- a CDS encoding TetR/AcrR family transcriptional regulator, protein MTTDLALETPAKEGRTRNPDATRKRILKAAKDEFARRGLGGARIDTIAAKAKANKGMIYHYFGNKEDLFRIVLEEAYADIRNAERKLDLDKLDPEEAMTRLVEFTWKYYLANPEFLTLVNSENLHKGRHIAASESIREMHRPFVGLVQLILDRGVEAGVFRPGIDAINLNITIAAIGYYYLTNRFTGSVIFETDLTSKERLQERLAFNIDTILRLVRK, encoded by the coding sequence ATGACGACGGACCTCGCGCTGGAGACGCCGGCCAAGGAGGGGCGCACCCGCAATCCGGATGCCACCCGCAAGCGCATCCTCAAGGCGGCGAAGGACGAATTCGCCCGCCGCGGCCTTGGCGGCGCGCGCATCGACACCATCGCCGCCAAGGCGAAGGCCAACAAGGGCATGATCTACCACTATTTCGGAAACAAGGAGGACTTGTTCCGGATCGTGCTGGAGGAAGCCTACGCCGACATCCGCAACGCCGAACGCAAGCTCGACCTCGACAAGCTCGACCCCGAGGAAGCGATGACGCGCCTCGTGGAATTCACCTGGAAATATTACCTCGCGAACCCCGAATTCCTGACGCTCGTCAACAGCGAGAACCTGCACAAGGGCCGCCACATCGCTGCGTCCGAATCGATCCGCGAAATGCACCGTCCGTTCGTCGGCCTCGTGCAGTTGATCCTCGACCGCGGGGTGGAGGCCGGCGTGTTCCGCCCCGGCATCGACGCCATCAACCTCAACATCACCATCGCGGCGATCGGCTACTATTATCTGACCAACCGCTTCACCGGTTCGGTCATCTTCGAGACGGACCTGACCAGCAAGGAACGCCTGCAGGAACGGCTCGCCTTCAATATCGACACCATCCTCAGGCTGGTGCGGAAATGA
- a CDS encoding acyl-CoA dehydrogenase family protein, translated as MLPIPRLDAETYAEIQTLARRFADGSIRPLAEELDRTESFPAALYREMGGIGLFGVTVPDTLGGAGLDTYAYAIVMEELSRGYASVADQCGLIELAGTLLSRYGTPEQQARHLPSLIRAERFAAYCITEAEAGSDVSGIRTTATPDGDGWRLNGGKLWIHNAPVADIGFVLARTDPAAGRRGMSIFIVDLNAPGVTRGPKEHKMGQRASQVGGLTFDDVRLGPDALLGEAGRGFHIMMSVLEKGRVGIAALAVGIARAGLEAALEYAQTRRQFGAPISENQGIQWMLADMAKDVTAARALVHQAAVRLDNGEPAGAACSMAKCFAGDIAVRRTADAVQIFGGSGYIRGVEVERLYRDAKITQIYEGTNQIQRTIIARDLLKNGVAA; from the coding sequence ATGCTTCCCATTCCAAGGCTGGATGCGGAGACCTACGCCGAGATCCAGACACTGGCGCGGCGCTTCGCCGACGGCTCGATCCGGCCGCTGGCGGAAGAGCTCGACCGCACCGAATCCTTCCCGGCCGCGCTCTATCGCGAGATGGGCGGCATCGGCCTGTTCGGCGTCACCGTGCCGGACACGCTCGGCGGCGCCGGGCTAGACACCTACGCCTACGCCATCGTGATGGAAGAGCTTTCGCGCGGCTATGCCTCGGTCGCCGACCAGTGCGGGCTGATTGAGCTCGCCGGCACGCTGCTGTCGCGCTACGGCACGCCCGAGCAGCAGGCGCGGCATCTGCCGTCCCTGATCCGGGCCGAGCGCTTCGCCGCCTACTGCATCACAGAGGCCGAGGCCGGCTCCGACGTCTCCGGCATCCGCACCACGGCAACCCCTGACGGCGACGGCTGGCGGCTCAACGGCGGCAAGCTCTGGATCCACAACGCGCCGGTGGCCGATATCGGCTTCGTGCTGGCGCGGACCGATCCCGCCGCCGGCCGGCGCGGCATGAGCATCTTCATCGTCGACCTCAACGCCCCGGGTGTCACGCGCGGCCCGAAGGAACACAAGATGGGCCAGCGGGCCTCGCAGGTCGGCGGGCTCACCTTCGACGACGTGCGCCTCGGCCCTGACGCACTCCTGGGCGAGGCCGGGCGCGGCTTCCACATCATGATGAGCGTGCTCGAGAAGGGCCGGGTCGGCATTGCGGCGCTCGCGGTCGGCATTGCCCGGGCGGGGCTGGAGGCGGCGCTCGAATATGCTCAGACCCGCCGCCAGTTCGGCGCCCCCATCTCGGAGAACCAGGGCATCCAGTGGATGCTGGCCGACATGGCGAAGGACGTGACCGCCGCCCGCGCGCTGGTCCATCAGGCCGCGGTGCGCCTCGACAACGGCGAGCCGGCGGGCGCCGCCTGCTCCATGGCCAAGTGCTTCGCCGGCGACATCGCGGTGCGCCGCACCGCCGACGCGGTGCAGATCTTCGGCGGCAGCGGCTATATCCGCGGCGTCGAGGTGGAGCGGCTCTATCGCGACGCCAAGATCACCCAGATCTACGAAGGCACCAACCAGATCCAGCGCACCATCATCGCCCGCGATCTCCTGAAGAACGGGGTCGCGGCATGA
- a CDS encoding 3-ketoacyl-ACP reductase: MTGRDSTPAGGATRPAALITGAAGGIGRAVALALAEAGFALALNGLDGDDGLDDAVAAVAETGVPAIAVRGDIAAIGGHERLLDAAELAVGPLTTLVNNAGVSVLSRGDLLAVTPESFDRCHAINTRGTFFLTQAFARRLVARPRPAALHHAIVTVSSSNARAVSVARGEYCVSKAGLAMASQLFAVRLAPEGIGAYDVQPGIIDTPMTAVVRDDYTRRIAEGLTPAPRMGQPEDIAEIVVALATGRLAFATGQTIQADGGLTIPRF, encoded by the coding sequence ATGACCGGCCGCGATTCAACGCCGGCCGGCGGCGCGACGCGGCCCGCGGCACTCATCACGGGTGCGGCGGGCGGCATCGGCCGCGCCGTCGCGCTCGCCCTTGCCGAGGCCGGCTTCGCGCTCGCGCTGAACGGCCTCGATGGCGACGATGGCCTGGACGACGCCGTCGCAGCCGTCGCCGAAACCGGCGTCCCGGCGATTGCCGTGCGCGGCGACATCGCCGCGATCGGCGGCCATGAACGGTTGCTCGATGCGGCGGAGCTGGCCGTCGGCCCGCTCACCACCCTCGTCAACAATGCCGGGGTCTCGGTGCTGAGCCGTGGCGATCTGCTCGCGGTCACGCCGGAAAGCTTCGATCGCTGCCACGCCATCAACACCCGCGGCACGTTCTTCCTGACGCAGGCCTTCGCCCGGCGGCTCGTCGCCCGCCCGCGTCCCGCCGCGCTGCACCACGCCATCGTGACCGTCTCGTCGTCGAACGCCCGGGCCGTTTCGGTCGCCCGCGGCGAATATTGCGTCTCCAAGGCCGGCCTCGCGATGGCCTCGCAGCTGTTCGCCGTGCGGCTCGCGCCGGAAGGCATCGGCGCCTACGACGTGCAGCCCGGCATCATCGACACGCCGATGACCGCGGTGGTGCGGGACGACTACACCCGGCGCATCGCCGAGGGGCTGACGCCGGCGCCGCGCATGGGCCAGCCGGAAGACATCGCGGAGATCGTCGTCGCGCTCGCGACCGGGCGGCTCGCCTTCGCCACCGGCCAGACGATCCAGGCCGACGGCGGCCTCACAATCCCCCGCTTCTGA
- a CDS encoding acyl CoA:acetate/3-ketoacid CoA transferase, with translation MDRPIFPAGWRDVAALVPDGATLAIAGSGGGLIEPDAVLAALETSFLETGHPRDLTVVHALGIGDGRESGLTRLAHAGMVKRVIGGHWSWSPAMQKLARENLIEAYSLPAGIISTLFRESGAGRPGVITRTGLGTFVDPLLDGGRCNEAAQEALVERIRLDGRDYLRYKPLKIDVGIIRGSTVDARGSLSLAEEAADLDVYAVALAAHNSGGIVIAQARARRDERTTPIRLARIPGVLVDAVLLAPEQRQTALGVHDPRLSGEVAPPAGVASSPPVLPVGLRRIIAERAVEEIGDARSVNFGFGIPGGIPAIARATGRPVRWCTVEQGIHNGELLDGPLFGTARDADAIVSSVDQFDFYGGGGIDVAFLGMGEMDAAGNVNVSRLGGDIVGPGGFIDITQSARKVVFCGAFEARGLDVEMVDGRLVIRTPGSQPKLVERVRHVTFSGGQAIENGQEVLYVTERAVFRLTPQGVALAEVAPGIDLRRDVLDRMQFAPILPQALDNADVLKKAV, from the coding sequence ATGGACCGACCGATTTTCCCCGCCGGCTGGCGCGACGTGGCCGCGCTGGTGCCCGACGGGGCCACGCTCGCCATTGCCGGATCGGGCGGCGGACTGATCGAACCGGACGCGGTGCTGGCCGCGCTGGAGACGAGCTTCCTCGAAACCGGCCACCCCCGCGATCTCACGGTGGTCCACGCCCTCGGCATCGGTGACGGCCGCGAGAGCGGTCTGACGCGGCTCGCCCACGCGGGCATGGTGAAGCGGGTGATCGGCGGGCACTGGAGCTGGTCGCCGGCCATGCAGAAACTCGCCCGCGAAAACCTGATCGAGGCCTACAGCCTGCCGGCGGGCATCATCTCCACGCTGTTCCGCGAGAGCGGCGCCGGCCGGCCGGGCGTGATCACCCGCACCGGCCTCGGCACCTTCGTCGATCCGCTGCTAGATGGCGGCCGGTGCAACGAGGCGGCACAGGAGGCGCTGGTCGAGCGCATCCGCCTCGATGGCCGGGATTATCTCCGCTACAAGCCGCTGAAGATCGATGTTGGCATCATCCGCGGCTCGACGGTCGATGCGCGCGGCTCGCTGTCGCTGGCGGAAGAAGCCGCCGATCTCGACGTCTATGCGGTCGCGCTCGCCGCCCACAACAGCGGCGGTATCGTCATCGCTCAGGCACGTGCCCGCCGCGACGAACGCACGACGCCGATCCGTCTCGCGCGCATTCCCGGCGTTCTGGTCGATGCCGTGCTGCTCGCCCCTGAACAGCGCCAGACCGCGCTCGGGGTCCACGATCCGCGCTTGTCCGGCGAGGTCGCGCCGCCGGCGGGCGTCGCCTCATCTCCGCCCGTGCTGCCGGTCGGCCTGCGCCGCATCATCGCCGAGCGCGCGGTGGAAGAGATCGGTGATGCCCGGTCGGTCAATTTCGGTTTCGGCATTCCCGGCGGCATCCCCGCGATCGCCCGCGCCACCGGACGCCCCGTGCGCTGGTGCACCGTGGAACAGGGCATCCACAACGGCGAACTGCTGGACGGCCCGCTGTTCGGCACGGCGCGCGATGCCGACGCCATCGTCTCGTCGGTGGATCAGTTCGATTTCTACGGCGGCGGCGGCATCGACGTCGCCTTCCTCGGCATGGGCGAGATGGACGCGGCGGGGAACGTCAACGTTTCGCGGCTCGGCGGCGACATCGTGGGGCCGGGCGGCTTCATCGACATCACCCAGTCCGCGCGCAAGGTGGTGTTCTGCGGCGCGTTCGAGGCGCGCGGCCTCGATGTGGAGATGGTCGACGGCCGCCTTGTCATCCGCACCCCGGGTAGCCAGCCGAAGCTGGTGGAGCGCGTCCGCCACGTCACCTTCTCCGGTGGGCAGGCGATCGAGAACGGACAGGAGGTGCTCTACGTCACCGAGCGCGCGGTCTTCCGCCTCACGCCTCAGGGCGTGGCGCTTGCCGAGGTCGCGCCGGGGATCGACCTTCGCCGCGACGTGCTCGACCGGATGCAGTTCGCGCCGATCCTGCCGCAGGCGCTCGATAACGCGGATGTCCTGAAGAAGGCCGTCTGA
- a CDS encoding dihydrodipicolinate synthase family protein: MTLLDATLSTSVLSLPQADGSLAPYRLSGKALPFEAPAAPFTRVVFSAAHVVADPLATVEPAKAVAIDWEATLAYRRHLARLGLGIAEAMDTAQRGMGLPWPAALELIGRSVAELRGVPGASVFSGVGTDHVDPADIRDIDGVVAAYLHQLEAVQKLGGRVILMASRALARIASGAGDYETVYRRVLAAADAPVILHWLGEAFDPALAGYWGAATFEDALETVVGIIGASVAKVDGIKISLLDDQAEIALRRRLPDGVKMYTGDDFNYPALIKGDERGHSHALLGIFDAIAPAASLALSALARGDEAGYDRLMAPTVPLSRCIFRAPTYAYKTGIVFLAWLNGFQSHFTMLGGAQAQRSIGYFAEVFRLADGAGLLRDPDLAATRMRALLALHGVDAR; encoded by the coding sequence ATGACGCTCCTCGACGCCACCCTCTCGACATCGGTCCTCAGCCTGCCCCAGGCCGACGGCTCGCTCGCCCCCTACCGCTTGAGCGGCAAGGCGCTGCCGTTCGAGGCGCCCGCGGCGCCCTTCACCCGCGTGGTGTTTTCCGCGGCCCACGTCGTCGCCGACCCGCTGGCGACGGTGGAGCCGGCGAAGGCCGTCGCCATCGACTGGGAGGCGACCCTCGCCTATCGCCGTCATCTCGCCAGGCTCGGGCTCGGCATCGCCGAGGCGATGGATACCGCCCAGCGCGGCATGGGGCTGCCATGGCCGGCGGCGCTGGAACTGATCGGCCGCAGCGTCGCCGAACTGCGCGGTGTCCCCGGCGCCTCCGTCTTCTCCGGCGTCGGCACCGACCATGTCGACCCCGCCGACATCCGCGACATCGACGGTGTCGTCGCGGCCTATCTCCACCAACTCGAAGCAGTGCAGAAGCTCGGTGGCCGGGTGATCCTGATGGCGAGCCGCGCGCTCGCCCGCATTGCCAGCGGCGCCGGCGACTACGAGACGGTCTATCGCCGCGTGCTCGCAGCCGCGGATGCGCCGGTCATCCTGCACTGGCTCGGCGAGGCGTTCGACCCGGCGCTCGCCGGCTACTGGGGTGCGGCGACGTTCGAGGACGCGCTCGAAACCGTCGTCGGCATCATCGGCGCCTCGGTCGCAAAGGTCGACGGCATCAAGATCTCGCTGCTTGATGATCAGGCCGAGATCGCCCTGCGCCGCCGCCTGCCGGACGGCGTGAAGATGTATACCGGCGACGATTTCAACTATCCCGCCCTCATCAAGGGCGACGAGCGGGGCCACAGCCATGCGCTGCTCGGCATCTTCGATGCCATCGCGCCGGCGGCGTCGCTGGCGCTTTCGGCGCTCGCCCGCGGCGACGAGGCCGGCTATGACCGCCTGATGGCGCCGACCGTACCGCTGTCGCGCTGCATCTTCCGCGCGCCCACCTACGCCTACAAGACCGGCATCGTGTTCCTCGCCTGGCTCAACGGCTTCCAATCGCATTTCACCATGCTCGGGGGTGCGCAGGCGCAACGCTCCATCGGCTACTTCGCCGAGGTGTTCCGTCTCGCCGATGGCGCCGGCCTCTTGCGCGATCCCGATCTTGCGGCGACGCGCATGCGCGCTTTGCTCGCTCTCCACGGCGTGGATGCGCGGTGA
- a CDS encoding electron transfer flavoprotein subunit alpha/FixB family protein, whose product MTTLIVAEHDNSRLNEATGRALTAALALGAPVDVLVAGEGVAAVAAEAAALAGVREVLVADDPALAGGLAEPLAALVLALAGDYQAIVAPATSRGKAALPRVAARLDVMQVSDVVAVIAPDTFERTIHAGGAVQRVRSEQAHLVLTVRPAAFAPAARGDGQAPVRSVAMPALPGRAAELVGREVAASDRPDLAAARVVVSGGRGLGSSEAFESVVMPLADTLGAAVGASRAAVDSGFAPNDWQVGQTGRIVAPELYVALGISGAIQHLAGMKDSKVIVAINKDEEAPIFQVADYGLVADLFEAAPALTRALAANAGPEA is encoded by the coding sequence ATGACAACGCTCATCGTTGCCGAACACGACAATAGCCGCCTGAACGAGGCGACCGGCCGGGCGCTGACGGCCGCGCTGGCCCTCGGCGCGCCGGTCGACGTTCTCGTCGCGGGCGAAGGCGTCGCGGCGGTGGCGGCCGAGGCGGCCGCGCTCGCGGGTGTCCGTGAGGTGCTCGTCGCCGACGACCCGGCGCTCGCCGGCGGACTGGCCGAGCCGCTGGCCGCGCTCGTGCTGGCGCTCGCCGGTGATTATCAGGCCATCGTCGCGCCCGCGACATCGCGCGGCAAGGCGGCGCTGCCCCGGGTGGCGGCCAGGCTCGACGTGATGCAGGTGTCCGACGTCGTCGCGGTGATCGCGCCGGACACCTTCGAGCGCACCATCCATGCCGGCGGCGCGGTTCAGCGCGTGCGCAGCGAACAGGCCCATCTGGTGCTGACGGTGCGCCCCGCCGCCTTCGCCCCCGCCGCCCGCGGCGACGGGCAGGCGCCCGTCCGCAGCGTGGCGATGCCGGCTTTGCCCGGCCGGGCCGCGGAACTGGTTGGCCGGGAGGTCGCCGCGAGCGACCGGCCGGACCTCGCCGCCGCCCGGGTGGTCGTCTCCGGCGGCCGCGGCCTCGGCTCTTCGGAGGCCTTCGAGAGCGTGGTGATGCCGCTGGCCGATACGCTCGGCGCGGCGGTGGGCGCCTCTCGCGCGGCGGTCGATTCGGGCTTCGCGCCGAACGACTGGCAGGTCGGCCAGACCGGCCGCATCGTCGCGCCCGAACTCTATGTCGCGCTCGGCATTTCCGGTGCGATCCAGCATCTCGCCGGCATGAAGGATTCGAAGGTTATCGTCGCCATCAACAAGGACGAGGAGGCCCCGATCTTCCAGGTCGCCGATTACGGGCTCGTCGCCGACCTGTTCGAGGCCGCACCGGCGCTGACGCGCGCGCTCGCGGCAAACGCGGGACCGGAGGCATGA
- a CDS encoding Dabb family protein: MTDLSPRPAGLRHIVLLGFQADIPAETVREIERRFAALETLVPSVAWFEFGPNVSPEGLNAGHTHAFVLGFATDADRDAYLVHPDHVAFADWVKPHVAALTVFDYRPQGA, from the coding sequence ATGACCGATCTCTCCCCCCGCCCCGCCGGCCTCCGGCACATCGTTCTCCTCGGCTTTCAGGCCGATATTCCGGCCGAGACGGTTCGGGAGATCGAACGGCGGTTCGCCGCGCTCGAAACCCTGGTGCCCTCCGTGGCGTGGTTCGAGTTCGGGCCGAACGTGAGCCCGGAAGGACTTAACGCCGGGCACACGCACGCCTTCGTGCTCGGGTTCGCCACCGACGCCGACCGCGACGCCTATCTCGTCCACCCCGATCACGTCGCCTTCGCCGACTGGGTGAAGCCCCACGTCGCGGCCCTCACCGTGTTCGATTACCGGCCCCAAGGGGCATGA
- a CDS encoding PPC domain-containing DNA-binding protein: MKTKLLAENGGLRTFAVILETGEEAMATLQSFAEAERLTAAHFTAIGAFSRAVISYFDWERKAYLGIPVEEQVEVAAFTGDVAIDPEGRPALHAHVVLGRRSGSALAGHLAEAHVRPTLEVILTETPAHLHKQLDPASGLALIRP, from the coding sequence ATGAAGACGAAGCTGTTGGCCGAGAACGGCGGGCTGAGGACCTTCGCCGTCATTCTGGAGACCGGCGAAGAGGCCATGGCCACGCTTCAGTCGTTCGCCGAGGCCGAGCGCCTCACCGCCGCGCACTTCACCGCGATCGGTGCGTTCAGCCGCGCCGTGATCAGCTATTTCGACTGGGAGCGGAAAGCCTATCTCGGCATCCCGGTGGAGGAACAGGTCGAAGTGGCCGCCTTCACCGGCGACGTCGCGATCGATCCGGAGGGCCGTCCGGCGCTCCATGCCCATGTGGTGCTCGGCCGCCGCAGCGGCTCAGCATTGGCGGGTCACCTCGCGGAGGCTCACGTTCGCCCCACGCTGGAGGTGATTCTGACCGAGACGCCGGCCCATCTCCACAAGCAGCTCGACCCGGCAAGCGGCCTCGCGCTGATCCGCCCTTGA
- a CDS encoding heme-binding protein, which produces MNALAPSAGADRHVVARATVTSAAAAALGGLALDHAQAMGVAVCVAVVDAAGTPLFLRRMDGVAAPIVEFALDKAFTAATMAKSTRDFGVRMTGDAALGVALAGRRRMITWQGGLPIVAGGEIVGGIGVSGATGEEDEACAAAALAALGLGGVPPASGG; this is translated from the coding sequence ATGAACGCACTTGCCCCCTCCGCCGGTGCCGACCGCCATGTCGTGGCGCGCGCGACCGTGACCTCGGCGGCCGCCGCCGCGCTCGGGGGCCTCGCCCTCGATCATGCGCAAGCCATGGGCGTCGCCGTCTGCGTCGCGGTGGTCGATGCGGCCGGAACGCCCCTGTTCCTGCGGCGGATGGATGGCGTCGCGGCGCCCATCGTGGAGTTCGCCCTCGACAAGGCCTTCACCGCCGCCACGATGGCAAAGTCCACCCGCGATTTCGGCGTGCGCATGACCGGCGACGCAGCGCTCGGCGTGGCGCTCGCCGGGCGGCGGCGGATGATCACCTGGCAGGGCGGGCTGCCGATCGTGGCCGGCGGCGAGATCGTCGGCGGCATCGGCGTCTCCGGCGCGACCGGCGAGGAGGACGAGGCCTGTGCCGCCGCCGCGCTCGCCGCACTCGGGCTCGGCGGCGTCCCGCCCGCGTCCGGAGGCTGA
- a CDS encoding sugar phosphate isomerase/epimerase family protein, whose amino-acid sequence MNTATLGFRAPIRDSIEAIARAGFGAIAPWRRELAGEDVTAVARAIRDAGLGVSGYCRSTDIPAATPDAFRAGLDLNRWAIDEAATLGAACFVMVVGGMPEGSRDLPGAREQVREGIAVLAEHARGAGVRLALEPLHPMYAADRACLNTLEQALDLCTALEPAHDGAPTLGVAVDVYHVWWDPNLFRDIARAGADRRLLAFHVCDWRRETRDMLNDRGMMGDGVIDIPAIRAAVEGAGYDGAVEVEIFSAADWWLRPVEETLAVCAERFATVV is encoded by the coding sequence ATGAACACCGCGACGCTCGGCTTCCGCGCCCCCATCCGCGACAGCATCGAGGCAATCGCCCGCGCCGGCTTCGGCGCCATCGCCCCCTGGCGGCGGGAACTCGCCGGCGAGGACGTGACGGCGGTCGCCCGCGCCATCCGCGATGCCGGCCTCGGCGTCTCCGGCTATTGCCGCAGCACCGACATCCCGGCGGCGACGCCGGACGCCTTCCGCGCCGGGCTCGACCTCAACCGGTGGGCGATCGACGAAGCGGCGACCCTCGGCGCGGCCTGCTTCGTGATGGTGGTGGGCGGCATGCCGGAGGGCAGCCGGGATCTTCCGGGCGCGCGGGAGCAGGTGCGTGAGGGGATTGCCGTCCTCGCCGAACACGCCCGGGGCGCGGGCGTGCGACTTGCTCTCGAACCCTTGCATCCGATGTATGCCGCCGACCGCGCCTGCCTGAACACCCTGGAACAGGCGCTCGACCTCTGCACGGCGCTGGAGCCCGCGCACGACGGCGCGCCGACACTCGGCGTGGCGGTCGACGTCTACCATGTGTGGTGGGATCCGAACCTCTTCCGCGACATCGCCCGGGCCGGCGCGGACCGCCGGCTGCTCGCCTTCCATGTCTGCGACTGGCGGCGGGAGACCCGCGACATGCTGAACGACCGCGGCATGATGGGCGACGGGGTGATCGACATCCCCGCGATCCGCGCCGCGGTGGAGGGGGCGGGCTACGACGGCGCGGTGGAGGTCGAGATCTTCTCCGCCGCCGACTGGTGGCTCCGCCCGGTGGAGGAAACCCTCGCGGTGTGCGCCGAACGGTTCGCGACCGTGGTGTGA
- a CDS encoding electron transfer flavoprotein subunit beta/FixA family protein: MKIVVPVKRVVDPNVSIRVKADGSGVELANLKMAMNPFDEIAIEEALRLREAGRAGEIVAVSVGPAQAQETLRSALAMGADRAVLVETGEAVEPLGVARLLARIATDEAADLVLLGKQAIDDDCNQTGQMLAALLDWPQATFASRVVPEEGGLLVTCEVDGGLETVRLGLPAVVTTDLRLNTPRYAALPAIMKAKKKPLQIVTPADLGVDVRPRLAVVETRAPAGRSAGIRLASVDELASRLAADGLVR; encoded by the coding sequence ATGAAGATCGTCGTGCCCGTCAAGCGGGTGGTCGATCCCAACGTCTCGATCCGCGTGAAGGCGGACGGCTCGGGCGTGGAACTCGCCAATCTCAAGATGGCGATGAACCCGTTCGACGAGATCGCGATCGAGGAAGCTCTGCGGTTGCGCGAGGCCGGCCGGGCCGGCGAAATCGTCGCGGTCTCGGTCGGTCCGGCCCAGGCGCAGGAGACGCTGCGCTCGGCGCTGGCCATGGGTGCCGATCGCGCGGTGCTGGTGGAGACAGGCGAGGCGGTCGAGCCGCTCGGCGTGGCGCGGCTGCTTGCGCGGATCGCCACCGACGAGGCCGCGGATCTCGTGCTGCTCGGCAAGCAGGCCATCGACGACGACTGTAACCAGACCGGCCAGATGCTGGCGGCGCTGCTCGATTGGCCACAGGCGACGTTCGCCTCCCGGGTCGTGCCCGAGGAGGGTGGGCTTCTGGTGACCTGCGAGGTCGACGGCGGGCTGGAGACGGTGCGCCTCGGTCTGCCGGCGGTCGTGACCACCGACCTGCGGCTCAACACGCCCCGCTACGCCGCGCTGCCGGCGATCATGAAGGCCAAGAAGAAGCCGCTCCAGATCGTCACCCCGGCCGATCTCGGCGTCGACGTCCGCCCGCGCCTCGCGGTCGTCGAAACCCGCGCGCCGGCCGGACGCAGCGCCGGCATCCGCCTCGCTTCGGTGGACGAACTCGCGTCCCGCCTCGCGGCGGACGGCCTGGTGCGCTGA
- a CDS encoding SDR family NAD(P)-dependent oxidoreductase — translation MIIDRFRLDGRTALVTGGGRGIGLAIAKAFAEAGATVLIAELDTETGAAATAEIAGSGGRAVFVPLDVADPVVVRAAAAGVLAQHGAVDILVNNAGICLNATALDTTDEIWRRQMAVNLDGLFFCCREFGRAMVERGRGAIVNLASIAGVVDIRPQHHIAYSASKAAVAQVSRVLAAEWARSGVRVNAIAPGYVATDMPLAATRSDPGMVEAWMSMVPRGDFIQPDEIAAAVLFLASDAASAVTGHLMMADAGYTVW, via the coding sequence ATGATCATCGACAGGTTTCGGCTGGACGGCCGCACGGCCCTCGTCACCGGCGGCGGCAGGGGCATCGGCCTTGCCATCGCCAAGGCGTTCGCCGAGGCGGGCGCCACGGTCCTGATCGCCGAACTGGACACGGAGACGGGCGCGGCCGCCACCGCCGAGATCGCCGGCAGCGGCGGCAGGGCTGTCTTCGTGCCGCTCGACGTGGCGGATCCCGTCGTGGTGCGGGCCGCCGCGGCGGGCGTGCTCGCCCAGCACGGCGCGGTCGACATCCTCGTCAACAATGCCGGCATCTGCCTCAATGCCACCGCGCTCGACACCACCGACGAGATCTGGCGCCGGCAGATGGCCGTCAATCTCGACGGGCTGTTCTTCTGCTGCCGCGAGTTCGGCCGCGCCATGGTCGAACGCGGGCGGGGCGCCATTGTCAATCTGGCCTCGATCGCCGGCGTCGTCGATATCAGGCCGCAGCATCACATCGCCTATTCCGCCTCCAAGGCGGCGGTCGCCCAGGTGTCGCGGGTGCTCGCGGCGGAATGGGCGCGCTCCGGCGTCCGGGTGAACGCCATCGCGCCTGGCTATGTCGCCACCGACATGCCGCTCGCCGCAACCCGCAGCGATCCGGGAATGGTCGAGGCGTGGATGTCGATGGTGCCGCGCGGGGATTTCATCCAGCCGGACGAGATCGCGGCCGCCGTGCTGTTCCTCGCCAGCGATGCCGCCAGCGCCGTGACCGGCCACCTGATGATGGCGGATGCGGGCTATACCGTCTGGTAG